The Amycolatopsis sp. 195334CR genome window below encodes:
- the pyrH gene encoding UMP kinase, whose protein sequence is MTAERSDGAYRRVLLKLGGEMFGGGAVGVDPDVVHSVAVQIAEVVRTGVQMAIVIGGGNYFRGAELSQRGMDRDRADYMAMLGTVMNCLALQDFLEKEGVPTRVQSAITMGQVAEAYIPRRAERHLEKGRVVIFAAGVGMPYFSTDTAAAQRALEIACDVVLMAKAVDGVYTADPKTDPAARMFREITHREVLEQGLKVADATAFSLCMDNNMPIIVFNLLTEGNIARAVGGERIGTLVSTPAVGVPA, encoded by the coding sequence ATGACAGCGGAGCGGTCCGACGGTGCCTATCGGCGGGTGCTGCTGAAGCTCGGTGGCGAGATGTTCGGCGGCGGTGCCGTCGGCGTCGATCCCGACGTGGTGCATTCGGTGGCCGTGCAGATCGCCGAGGTCGTCCGGACCGGCGTGCAGATGGCGATCGTGATCGGCGGCGGCAACTACTTCCGCGGCGCCGAGCTGTCGCAGCGCGGGATGGACCGCGACCGCGCCGACTACATGGCCATGCTCGGCACCGTGATGAACTGCCTGGCCCTGCAGGACTTCCTGGAGAAGGAAGGCGTGCCCACCCGCGTGCAGAGCGCGATCACCATGGGCCAGGTCGCCGAGGCCTACATCCCGCGCCGCGCCGAGCGGCACCTGGAGAAGGGCCGCGTGGTCATCTTCGCCGCCGGTGTCGGCATGCCGTACTTCTCCACCGACACCGCGGCCGCCCAGCGCGCGCTGGAGATCGCCTGCGACGTGGTGCTGATGGCCAAGGCGGTGGACGGCGTCTACACCGCCGACCCCAAGACCGACCCGGCCGCGCGGATGTTCCGCGAGATCACCCACCGCGAAGTGCTCGAACAGGGCCTGAAGGTGGCCGACGCGACCGCGTTCAGCCTGTGCATGGACAACAACATGCCGATCATCGTGTTCAACCTGCTCACCGAGGGGAACATCGCCCGTGCCGTCGGCGGCGAGCGGATCGGCACCCTGGTCAGCACCCCCGCCGTCGGGGTCCCCGCCTAG
- the tsf gene encoding translation elongation factor Ts, with product MANYTAADVKRLRELTGAGMMNCKKALEENDGDFDKAVEFLRIKGAKDVGKRAERATAEGLIAGEGGVLVELNSETDFVAKNADFQELAAKIVEVAKTVRTDDVEKLRSAELDGKTVGDAINELSARIGEKLELRRVASFDGTVATYLHRRGADLPPAVGVLVEYTGDNAEAARGAALQIAALKAKYLTRDEVPAETVEAERRVAEQTAREEGKPEQALPKIIEGKVNAYYKDTVLLDQPSVTDNKKTVKALLDEAGVTVTRFARFEVGQA from the coding sequence ATGGCGAACTACACCGCCGCAGATGTGAAGCGCCTGCGCGAGCTGACCGGCGCCGGCATGATGAACTGCAAGAAGGCGCTGGAGGAGAACGACGGCGACTTCGACAAGGCCGTCGAGTTCCTGCGCATCAAGGGCGCCAAGGACGTGGGCAAGCGCGCCGAGCGCGCCACCGCCGAAGGCCTGATCGCGGGTGAGGGCGGCGTCCTCGTCGAGCTGAACTCCGAGACCGACTTCGTCGCGAAGAACGCCGACTTCCAGGAGCTCGCCGCCAAGATCGTCGAGGTCGCGAAGACCGTGCGCACCGACGACGTGGAGAAGCTGCGCTCCGCCGAGCTGGACGGCAAGACCGTCGGCGACGCGATCAACGAGCTGTCTGCCCGCATCGGCGAGAAGCTGGAGCTGCGCCGGGTCGCCTCCTTCGACGGCACCGTCGCCACCTACCTGCACCGCCGTGGCGCCGACCTGCCGCCGGCCGTCGGCGTGCTGGTCGAGTACACCGGTGACAACGCCGAGGCCGCCCGCGGCGCCGCGCTGCAGATCGCCGCGCTCAAGGCCAAGTACCTGACCCGCGACGAGGTCCCCGCCGAGACCGTCGAGGCCGAGCGCCGCGTCGCCGAGCAGACCGCGCGCGAAGAGGGCAAGCCCGAGCAGGCCCTGCCGAAGATCATCGAAGGCAAGGTCAACGCGTACTACAAGGACACCGTGCTGCTGGACCAGCCGTCGGTGACCGACAACAAGAAGACCGTGAAGGCCCTGCTGGACGAGGCCGGCGTGACCGTCACCCGGTTCGCCCGCTTCGAGGTCGGCCAGGCCTGA
- the rpsB gene encoding 30S ribosomal protein S2, which produces MAVVTMKQLLDSGVHFGHQTRRWNPKMKRYIFTERNGIYIIDLQQTLTYIDRAFEFIKETVAHGGSILFVGTKKQAQEAIANEAQRVGMPFVNQRWLGGMLTNFQTVHKRLQRLKELESQEQTGGFQGLTKREILTLTREKDKLEKTLGGIRDMAKVPSAVWIVDTKKEHIAVGEARKLNIPVVAILDTNCDPDEVDYPIPGNDDAIRSAALLTKVVAEAAAAGLLARSGRNGSAAEGQDKPEPGVASDEPLAEWEKELLAGSENAPAATEAPAEQTTSA; this is translated from the coding sequence ATGGCCGTCGTCACCATGAAGCAGCTGCTCGACAGCGGCGTGCACTTCGGGCACCAGACCCGGCGCTGGAACCCGAAGATGAAGCGCTACATCTTCACCGAGCGCAACGGCATCTACATCATCGACCTGCAGCAGACGCTGACCTACATCGACCGCGCCTTCGAGTTCATCAAGGAGACCGTGGCGCACGGTGGCAGCATCCTGTTCGTCGGCACCAAGAAGCAGGCGCAGGAGGCCATCGCCAACGAGGCCCAGCGCGTCGGCATGCCGTTCGTCAACCAGCGCTGGCTCGGTGGCATGCTCACCAACTTCCAGACCGTGCACAAGCGGCTCCAGCGCCTCAAGGAGCTCGAGTCGCAGGAGCAGACCGGCGGCTTCCAGGGCCTGACCAAGCGCGAGATCCTCACGCTCACCCGCGAGAAGGACAAGCTGGAGAAGACCCTCGGCGGTATCCGCGACATGGCCAAGGTGCCCAGCGCCGTGTGGATCGTGGACACCAAGAAGGAGCACATCGCCGTCGGCGAGGCGCGCAAGCTGAACATCCCGGTCGTCGCGATCCTCGACACCAACTGCGACCCGGACGAGGTCGACTACCCGATCCCGGGCAACGACGACGCGATCCGGTCCGCCGCGCTGCTGACCAAGGTCGTCGCCGAGGCCGCCGCCGCCGGCCTGCTGGCCCGCTCGGGCCGCAACGGCTCGGCCGCGGAGGGCCAGGACAAGCCGGAGCCGGGCGTCGCCTCGGACGAGCCGCTGGCCGAGTGGGAGAAGGAGCTGCTGGCCGGCTCCGAGAACGCGCCCGCCGCCACGGAGGCGCCCGCGGAGCAGACCACCTCCGCCTGA